A genome region from Yoonia vestfoldensis includes the following:
- a CDS encoding SlyX family protein, translating into MNSIDQLEEKIAHLTRSVDDLSEVIARQDKELALLTRRVALLIEREMARDQDTGSSIVLTDQRPPHW; encoded by the coding sequence ATGAACAGCATCGACCAGCTTGAAGAAAAAATTGCCCATCTGACGCGCAGCGTCGATGATCTATCCGAAGTGATCGCGCGGCAGGACAAGGAATTGGCCCTGTTGACGCGGCGCGTGGCCTTGCTGATCGAACGGGAAATGGCGCGCGATCAGGATACGGGCAGCAGTATTGTCTTGACCGACCAGCGCCCGCCGCATTGGTAG
- the dnaE gene encoding DNA polymerase III subunit alpha produces the protein MTDSPRFIHLRTHTEYSLLEGAVPVKSLAPLAAGMGMPAVAVTDTNNMFCALEFSEYAVKAGVQPIIGCQIDLGYATPEPGKRPEPPAPIVLLAQNETGYLNLMKLNSCAYLDAAGELPQVTVDELGQYGAGLICLTGGPDGPIGRLLRHGQQAKADLLLDQLAAIYPQRLYVELQRHPVDNGLPDAERLSERGHIEMAYAKQLPLVATNDVYFPKSAFYEAHDALICIADGAYVDQQEPRRRLTPQHYFKTPREMATLFADLPEALENTIEIAQRCAFKAYKRAPILPKFADDEVAELRRQAQEGLRARLAVIPHAAPVEDYEKRLDFELGIIEGMGFPGYFLIVADFIKWAKDHAIPVGPGRGSGAGSLVAYALLITDLDPLRYSLLFERFLNPERVSMPDFDIDFCMDRREEVIRYVQEKYGRDRVGQIITFGALLSKAAVRDVGRVLQMPYGQVDRLSKMIPVEGVKPVSIEKALADEPRLREEAKNEEVVQRLLTYAQQVEGLLRNASTHAAGVVIGDRPLDELVPLYQDPRSDMPATQFNMKWVEQAGLVKFDFLGLKTLTVIQNAVELIRKAGRSLNVTADGDVLYQPPVGFEYDIGAIPLDDPKSYALYASAKTIAVFQVESSGMMDALKRMKPTCIEDIVALVALYRPGPMENIPTYCEVKNGIKELESIHPSIDHILAETQGIIVYQEQVMEIAQVMAGYSLGGADLLRRAMGKKIAEEMAKERPKFEAGAKANGVEPKKAREVFDLLEKFANYGFNKSHAAAYAVVSYQTAWLKANHPVEFMAGVMNCDIHLTDKLGVYFQEVKKGLGIDYIPPCVNRSGATFEVQDGKLVYALGALKNVGVEAMKLIVAGREGHPGLDPAPRSAGGPGSGSGAGSKPFVNLFDFARRCDLKRIGKRSLEMLARAGAFDVLDRNRRRVMDSLDALTAYSAAIHDQKSSNQVSLFGDAGEDLPEPRLAFGDDWLPAERLAEEFKAIGFYLSGHPLDDYMSALKRKQVLTLDEVIAKAERGAAIVKMAGTVSGRQERKSARGNRFAFVQLSDPTGQYEVTMFSDTLETARVHLETGSQIVLQCEATMEADQLKLLGRSVSPIDAVVADAGSAGLRVFIDSPGAIDTIASILANAARDGVRAARGPVYICLTNAELPGEVELELGEPFPVNPQIKGALRSLGGVIEVEDA, from the coding sequence ATGACAGACAGCCCCCGATTCATCCATCTGCGCACCCATACCGAATATTCCCTGCTCGAAGGGGCGGTGCCGGTCAAATCGCTGGCGCCTTTGGCGGCGGGGATGGGCATGCCTGCGGTCGCGGTGACCGATACCAACAACATGTTCTGCGCGCTGGAATTTTCCGAATACGCGGTCAAGGCAGGTGTCCAGCCGATCATCGGCTGCCAGATCGATCTGGGCTATGCGACCCCCGAACCCGGCAAAAGGCCCGAACCACCCGCCCCAATCGTGCTGCTGGCGCAGAATGAGACCGGCTATCTGAACCTGATGAAACTGAATTCCTGCGCCTATCTGGATGCTGCGGGGGAATTGCCGCAGGTCACGGTGGATGAACTTGGGCAATATGGCGCGGGGCTGATCTGCCTGACAGGTGGTCCTGACGGCCCCATCGGGCGGCTATTGCGGCATGGCCAACAGGCCAAGGCCGATCTGTTGCTGGACCAATTGGCCGCGATCTATCCGCAGCGGCTCTATGTCGAATTGCAGCGCCATCCGGTTGATAATGGCCTGCCCGATGCGGAACGCCTGTCCGAACGCGGCCATATTGAAATGGCCTATGCCAAGCAATTGCCTTTGGTGGCGACCAATGATGTCTATTTCCCCAAATCGGCCTTTTACGAGGCGCATGACGCGCTGATCTGCATCGCCGATGGGGCCTATGTCGATCAGCAGGAACCCCGCCGCCGCCTGACGCCGCAGCATTATTTCAAGACGCCGCGCGAAATGGCGACCCTGTTCGCGGACCTGCCCGAAGCGCTGGAAAACACCATCGAGATCGCGCAGCGCTGCGCCTTCAAAGCCTATAAACGCGCGCCGATCCTGCCCAAATTCGCCGATGACGAGGTCGCCGAACTGCGCCGCCAAGCCCAAGAAGGGCTGCGCGCACGGCTGGCCGTGATCCCGCATGCGGCCCCTGTCGAGGATTATGAAAAACGGCTTGATTTCGAACTGGGCATTATCGAGGGCATGGGCTTTCCCGGCTATTTCCTGATCGTGGCCGATTTCATCAAATGGGCCAAGGATCACGCAATTCCGGTAGGGCCGGGGCGGGGGTCGGGGGCAGGCTCGCTGGTGGCTTATGCGCTCTTGATTACCGATCTGGACCCTTTGCGCTATAGCCTGCTGTTTGAACGCTTCCTGAACCCAGAACGCGTGTCGATGCCCGATTTCGACATCGATTTTTGCATGGACCGCCGCGAAGAGGTGATCCGCTATGTGCAGGAAAAATACGGCCGCGACCGTGTGGGGCAGATCATCACCTTTGGCGCGCTTTTGTCCAAGGCCGCCGTGCGCGATGTGGGGCGCGTGTTGCAGATGCCCTATGGGCAGGTGGACCGCCTGTCCAAGATGATCCCCGTCGAAGGCGTCAAGCCGGTCAGTATCGAAAAGGCGCTGGCCGATGAACCGCGCCTGCGCGAAGAGGCCAAGAATGAAGAGGTCGTCCAGCGCCTTCTGACCTATGCCCAACAGGTCGAAGGGCTGCTGCGCAACGCATCGACCCATGCCGCTGGCGTGGTGATCGGCGACCGTCCGCTGGATGAATTGGTGCCTTTGTATCAAGACCCGCGGTCGGACATGCCCGCCACCCAGTTCAACATGAAATGGGTCGAACAGGCGGGGCTGGTGAAATTCGACTTTCTGGGGCTGAAGACCCTGACCGTGATCCAGAATGCGGTGGAGCTGATCCGCAAGGCGGGACGCAGCCTGAATGTCACGGCGGATGGCGATGTGCTGTATCAGCCGCCCGTGGGTTTCGAATACGACATCGGAGCGATCCCGCTGGATGATCCGAAATCCTATGCGCTTTACGCCAGCGCCAAGACCATCGCGGTGTTCCAGGTGGAAAGCTCTGGCATGATGGATGCGCTCAAGCGCATGAAACCGACCTGTATCGAGGATATCGTGGCACTTGTGGCGCTCTATCGTCCCGGCCCGATGGAGAATATCCCTACCTATTGCGAGGTGAAAAACGGGATCAAGGAGTTAGAATCGATCCATCCGTCGATCGACCATATTCTGGCCGAAACCCAAGGCATCATCGTTTATCAGGAACAGGTGATGGAAATCGCGCAGGTCATGGCGGGCTACAGCCTTGGCGGGGCCGACCTGTTGCGCCGCGCGATGGGTAAAAAGATCGCCGAGGAAATGGCCAAGGAACGCCCCAAATTCGAGGCGGGCGCCAAGGCCAACGGGGTCGAGCCGAAAAAGGCGCGCGAGGTTTTCGACCTTCTGGAAAAATTCGCCAATTACGGCTTCAACAAATCCCATGCTGCCGCCTATGCCGTGGTCAGTTACCAGACGGCATGGCTTAAGGCCAATCATCCCGTCGAATTCATGGCTGGTGTGATGAATTGCGATATCCATCTGACCGACAAGCTGGGTGTCTATTTCCAAGAGGTCAAAAAGGGCCTTGGGATCGATTATATCCCGCCCTGCGTGAACCGGTCCGGTGCGACATTCGAGGTGCAGGATGGCAAGCTGGTCTACGCGCTGGGTGCTTTGAAGAACGTGGGCGTCGAGGCGATGAAACTGATCGTCGCGGGCCGCGAGGGTCACCCCGGGCTTGACCCGGCGCCGCGCTCTGCCGGAGGCCCCGGATCGGGGTCCGGGGCGGGATCGAAACCGTTTGTGAACCTGTTCGATTTCGCCCGGCGCTGCGATCTCAAACGGATCGGCAAACGGTCGCTGGAAATGCTCGCGCGCGCGGGCGCGTTCGACGTGCTTGACCGGAACCGGCGGCGCGTGATGGATAGCCTTGATGCGTTGACCGCCTATTCGGCGGCGATCCATGACCAGAAATCATCCAATCAAGTGTCGCTGTTCGGGGATGCGGGCGAGGATCTGCCCGAACCGCGCCTTGCCTTTGGCGATGACTGGCTGCCTGCTGAACGGCTGGCCGAAGAATTCAAGGCCATCGGATTCTATCTGTCGGGTCACCCGCTTGATGATTACATGTCCGCGCTCAAGCGCAAGCAGGTGCTGACGCTGGACGAGGTGATCGCCAAGGCCGAAAGAGGTGCGGCCATCGTCAAGATGGCGGGCACCGTATCGGGGCGGCAAGAGCGCAAATCGGCGCGCGGCAACCGCTTTGCCTTTGTGCAATTGTCCGATCCCACGGGGCAATACGAGGTCACGATGTTTTCGGACACGCTGGAAACCGCCCGCGTCCATCTGGAGACCGGATCGCAGATCGTGCTGCAATGCGAGGCGACGATGGAGGCGGATCAGCTGAAGCTTTTGGGCCGGTCGGTATCGCCCATCGACGCCGTGGTGGCGGATGCAGGCTCTGCCGGATTGCGCGTTTTCATTGACAGCCCCGGCGCTATCGACACGATTGCCAGCATCCTGGCCAATGCGGCCCGCGACGGGGTGCGCGCGGCGCGCGGGCCGGTCTATATCTGCCTGACAAATGCCGAGCTGCCCGGCGAGGTCGAGCTGGAGCTGGGCGAGCCTTTCCCCGTCAATCCGCAGATCAAGGGCGCGCTTCGCAGCCTTGGCGGGGTGATCGAGGTCGAAGACGCATAG
- the hisS gene encoding histidine--tRNA ligase, giving the protein MASDKKQPRPKAVTPKGFQDYFGADVTERAAMLARIAAVYHRYGFDALETSAVETVEALGKFLPDVDRPNEGVFAWQEDADWLALRYDLTAPLARVAAQYRNDLPSPYRRYAMGPVWRNEKPGPGRFRQFYQCDADTVGAASVAADAEICAMLADCLEEVGIARGDYVIRVNNRKVLNGVLEVAGLSGDDKHAERGIVLRAIDKLDRLGVAGVRALLGAGRKDESGDFTKGAGLSAAQADVVVGFMEARRESGAATVARLAELVARSQIGVAGVAELEEIATLLSAQGYGPDRIIIDPSVVRGLGYYTGPVFEAELTFEVTDEKGRPRNFGSVAGGGRYDDLVKRFTGQEVPATGVSIGVDRLLAALRATGRIGTQAAGPVIVTVMDRAHMADYQSMVAELRKAGIRAEVYLGNPKNFGNQLKYADKRASPVAIIAGGDEFAKDVVQIKDLILGAQIAKNATLDEWKDRPSQYEVPRDALVAKVRAILDGQG; this is encoded by the coding sequence ATGGCCAGTGACAAAAAGCAACCGCGCCCCAAGGCGGTGACGCCCAAGGGGTTTCAGGATTATTTTGGCGCGGATGTGACCGAACGGGCCGCGATGCTGGCCAGGATCGCGGCGGTCTATCATCGCTATGGGTTCGATGCTTTGGAGACATCCGCCGTCGAGACGGTCGAGGCTTTGGGCAAGTTCCTGCCCGATGTGGACCGTCCCAATGAGGGTGTATTCGCGTGGCAGGAAGATGCTGATTGGCTGGCTTTGCGCTATGATCTGACCGCGCCCTTGGCGCGGGTGGCGGCGCAATATCGCAATGATCTGCCAAGCCCTTACCGTCGCTATGCGATGGGGCCGGTCTGGCGCAATGAAAAGCCGGGGCCGGGGCGGTTCCGGCAGTTTTACCAATGCGATGCCGATACTGTGGGCGCCGCCAGTGTCGCCGCCGATGCCGAGATTTGCGCGATGCTGGCGGATTGTCTGGAAGAGGTCGGTATCGCCCGCGGCGATTATGTGATCCGGGTGAATAACCGCAAGGTTTTGAACGGTGTGCTGGAGGTTGCGGGCCTGTCGGGCGATGACAAGCACGCCGAGCGCGGGATCGTGCTGCGCGCCATCGACAAGCTGGACCGTTTGGGTGTGGCAGGTGTGCGCGCGCTCTTGGGCGCAGGCCGCAAGGATGAGAGCGGCGATTTCACCAAGGGCGCGGGGCTGAGCGCGGCGCAGGCGGATGTCGTGGTCGGGTTCATGGAGGCCAGGCGCGAGAGCGGTGCCGCCACGGTCGCCCGTCTGGCGGAACTGGTCGCAAGGTCGCAGATTGGCGTTGCGGGTGTTGCAGAGCTGGAAGAGATTGCAACGCTGCTGTCGGCCCAAGGCTATGGCCCTGACCGCATCATCATCGACCCATCCGTCGTGCGCGGTCTGGGCTATTACACCGGCCCCGTTTTCGAGGCTGAACTGACCTTCGAGGTCACCGATGAAAAGGGACGTCCGCGCAATTTCGGCTCGGTCGCGGGGGGCGGGCGGTATGACGATCTGGTCAAGCGGTTCACTGGGCAAGAGGTCCCTGCGACGGGTGTTTCCATCGGGGTGGACCGGTTGCTGGCCGCTTTGCGCGCGACGGGCCGGATCGGTACGCAGGCCGCTGGTCCTGTGATCGTCACCGTCATGGACCGCGCCCATATGGCCGATTACCAAAGCATGGTCGCCGAATTGCGCAAGGCGGGGATCAGGGCAGAGGTCTATCTGGGCAATCCCAAGAATTTCGGCAATCAGTTGAAATATGCCGATAAGCGCGCATCGCCCGTGGCGATTATCGCGGGGGGCGACGAATTCGCCAAAGATGTGGTGCAGATCAAGGATTTGATCCTAGGCGCGCAGATCGCCAAGAATGCCACGCTGGATGAATGGAAAGACCGCCCCAGCCAATACGAAGTGCCGCGTGATGCGCTGGTCGCAAAGGTGCGCGCCATTCTGGACGGGCAGGGCTGA
- a CDS encoding ATP phosphoribosyltransferase regulatory subunit encodes MPTSPATLTEARRLRDHFAAQGAVVVKADVLQPADLLLDLYGEDIRARAYLTADPLRGEMVLRPDFTVPVVQMHMETYADPARYTYAGKVFRKQETDETRANEYVQVGYEVFDGQNPAAADAEVFAVIAAGLAGLPLRAATGDIGVLMAAVRGLRTTDDRKAALLRHIWRPSRFRALLRRYGAGEVPPLRAALLAADDPFAAAGPDIGLRSRAEVAARIAALRADAAAAPLSSDETALIDAILGLRATSPDALSVLRDIAVDMPSIGSAVRRMEARLSAMAARGIDVDRLDFEGSYGRTSLEYYDGFVFGFYASDRPDLPPIATGGRYDALTARLGQGRAVPAVGGVIRPDLALEVGKC; translated from the coding sequence ATGCCGACCTCGCCCGCGACCCTGACCGAGGCGCGCCGCCTGCGGGACCATTTCGCAGCGCAGGGGGCTGTCGTGGTCAAGGCCGATGTGCTGCAACCCGCCGATCTGCTGCTGGACCTTTATGGCGAGGATATTCGCGCGCGCGCCTATCTGACCGCCGATCCTTTGCGCGGGGAAATGGTGCTGCGCCCTGATTTCACCGTGCCGGTCGTGCAGATGCATATGGAAACCTATGCCGATCCTGCCCGCTATACCTATGCGGGCAAGGTGTTTCGCAAACAGGAAACCGACGAGACCCGCGCCAATGAATATGTGCAGGTCGGATACGAGGTCTTCGACGGCCAGAACCCCGCTGCCGCCGATGCCGAGGTCTTTGCCGTGATCGCCGCAGGGCTGGCGGGTTTGCCGTTGCGCGCGGCGACCGGCGATATCGGTGTGTTGATGGCGGCGGTGCGCGGCTTGCGCACGACCGACGACCGCAAGGCGGCTTTGCTGCGCCATATCTGGCGGCCGAGCCGGTTTCGCGCGCTTTTGCGCCGTTACGGGGCAGGCGAGGTGCCGCCTTTGCGCGCGGCCTTGCTGGCGGCGGATGATCCTTTTGCCGCGGCCGGTCCTGATATTGGCCTGCGCAGCCGGGCCGAGGTTGCCGCACGCATTGCCGCCTTGCGTGCCGATGCGGCTGCAGCGCCCTTGTCATCAGATGAAACCGCGCTGATCGACGCGATCCTTGGTCTGCGTGCGACCAGCCCCGATGCGCTGAGCGTGTTGCGCGATATCGCCGTGGATATGCCCAGCATCGGCAGTGCCGTGCGCCGGATGGAGGCGCGGCTTTCCGCGATGGCCGCGCGCGGGATCGATGTGGACAGGCTCGATTTCGAAGGCAGCTATGGGCGCACCTCGCTGGAATATTACGATGGTTTCGTTTTCGGCTTTTACGCCAGCGACCGGCCTGACCTGCCGCCCATTGCCACGGGGGGGCGTTATGACGCGCTGACCGCGCGGCTGGGGCAAGGGCGTGCGGTGCCTGCCGTGGGTGGCGTGATCCGCCCCGATCTGGCGCTGGAGGTGGGCAAATGCTGA
- the hisG gene encoding ATP phosphoribosyltransferase, whose product MLKLGVPSKGRLMEKTFDWFGARGVTLRKAGSEREYAGAVDGIAGLELVLLSAGEIPRELALGNIHLGVTGSDLVREKLVNWDRRVREMALMGFGGADLVIAVPQAWVDVDTLDDLDAAAAAFRAQHGFRLRIATKYHRLVREFLRDNGVADYQLIDSQGATEGTVKNETAEAIADITSTGETLRANGLKILSDGLIHASQATLFRGSRANWTAEQRQILKALERVLDL is encoded by the coding sequence ATGCTGAAACTTGGCGTGCCGTCCAAAGGGCGGTTGATGGAAAAGACCTTCGACTGGTTCGGCGCGCGCGGCGTGACCCTGCGCAAAGCGGGGTCGGAACGTGAATATGCCGGTGCTGTCGATGGGATCGCGGGCCTGGAACTGGTGCTGTTGTCGGCGGGCGAAATCCCGCGCGAACTGGCGCTGGGCAATATCCATCTGGGGGTGACCGGGTCGGACCTCGTGCGCGAAAAGCTGGTGAATTGGGACAGGCGCGTGCGGGAAATGGCGCTGATGGGCTTTGGCGGGGCCGATCTGGTGATCGCCGTGCCGCAGGCTTGGGTCGATGTGGATACGCTTGATGATCTTGATGCAGCAGCGGCAGCGTTTCGCGCGCAGCACGGGTTCCGGCTGCGCATTGCCACCAAATACCACCGGCTGGTGCGCGAATTTCTGCGCGACAATGGCGTGGCCGATTACCAGCTGATCGACAGCCAGGGTGCCACCGAAGGCACGGTCAAGAATGAAACCGCCGAGGCGATTGCCGATATCACCTCGACCGGGGAAACGTTGCGCGCGAACGGGTTGAAAATCCTGTCCGACGGGTTGATCCATGCCAGTCAGGCGACGCTGTTTCGCGGCAGCCGCGCCAATTGGACGGCCGAGCAGCGCCAGATCCTCAAGGCGCTGGAACGGGTGCTGGACCTGTGA